The following DNA comes from Deltaproteobacteria bacterium.
GCGAGAGGTAGTCTCATGGCGGGCCTCCTTGTGGCCTTGCCGATGACTGGAGCAAGACTCGTACCGCTCGGCGTTCTGGCGATGATCCGTGGTTTCCAGCGCATAGCCGGCAGATGCGCCAGCTCGTGTTCGGACGTTGGGCCCCCCCGCGTGACCGTGCGTTCACGCCGGCACCGCGGCGCGGCCTCGCGGATCCCGTCCCGATCCCCACCCCGGCGGTCGGTGAAGACGCCGCAAAGGGGCAAATTGACACTCTGCTCGACGGGCGTGTAGAACTCGCGGCGTGAACACCTATCTCGTGACCGGTGGCGCCGGGTTCATAGGCAGTCACCTGGTCCGGCGCCTCGTGCGTCTCGGCCACCGCGTCCGGGTGCTGGACAACTTCTCGACCGGACGCCGCGCGAACCTCGCCGAGGTGGCAGCACGCGTCGAGCTCGTCGAGGGGGACGTGGCGGACCCCGCGGTCGCTCACCGCGCCGTGGACGGGGTCGAGTACGTTCTGCACCAGGCCGCGCTACCCTCGGTCCCGCGGTCGATCGCGGATCCCTTGACGACCCACCACAGTAACGTGGAGGGGACGCTCCAGCTCCTCATCGCCGCGCGAGACGCGGGCGTTCGGCGCGTGGTGCAGGCCTCCTCGTCCTCGGTCTACGGCGACACGGAGACCCTTCCCAAGGCCGAGAGCCACCCCCTCGCACCGCGCTCCCCCTACGCCGCATCCAAGGCCGCCGGGGAGCATTACGGTCACGCCTTCTTTCGCAGCTACGGGGTCCCCTACGTGGCCCTCCGGTACTTCAACGTCTTTGGCCCCGGCCAGGATCCGGCATCCCAGTACGCGGCCGTGATACCGCGCTTCATCCGCGCCTACCTTCGCGGCGAGACGCCGGTGGTGGTCGGGGACGGCCTGCAGTCGAGGGACTTCTGTTTCGTCGAGAACGTGGTGAACGCCAACCTGCTGGCCTGCCAGTCGACGCGCGCCCCGGGCCACAGTCTCAACGTCGCCTGCGGCGAGAGGACCACACTCCTCGGCGTGCTCGAGCTTCTCGCGGAACACGTGGGACGGCGCCTGCCGCCGCGGCACGACCCACCCCGGCCGGCGGACGTTCGGCACTCGCTCGCCGACCTCACGCTGAGCCACGACATCCTCGGCTACCGCCCCGAGGTCCTCTTTCCCGAGGGTCTGCGTCGCACGGTCGACTGGTTCCGCGCGCACCTCTCTGCCGATGGAGCGCTCGACGCATGAATTCCATGACCGGTTTCGCCCGGGCCGAGGTCCACGTCGATTCCCGTGCCTTCCGGCTCGAGGTCCGCAGCTTCAACCACCGGTTCCTCGACGCGCGCGTCCGTCTGCCGCACGCCGACGGGCTGGTCGAGACCCAGGCCCTCGAAGCGGTACGCCGCCAGCTCACCCGAGGACGCGTCGAGCTCTCGGTCTTCGACGAGGTCACCGACGCGGCCCCGTCTGCCCTGCGGCTCAACGTGGGCGTCGCCCGGGACGTGGGGAAGGTGCTCCATCAGCTCGCCGAGGTCGTCGGGTGCGACCTCGCAACGGCCGCGCGACTC
Coding sequences within:
- a CDS encoding SDR family oxidoreductase, whose product is MNTYLVTGGAGFIGSHLVRRLVRLGHRVRVLDNFSTGRRANLAEVAARVELVEGDVADPAVAHRAVDGVEYVLHQAALPSVPRSIADPLTTHHSNVEGTLQLLIAARDAGVRRVVQASSSSVYGDTETLPKAESHPLAPRSPYAASKAAGEHYGHAFFRSYGVPYVALRYFNVFGPGQDPASQYAAVIPRFIRAYLRGETPVVVGDGLQSRDFCFVENVVNANLLACQSTRAPGHSLNVACGERTTLLGVLELLAEHVGRRLPPRHDPPRPADVRHSLADLTLSHDILGYRPEVLFPEGLRRTVDWFRAHLSADGALDA